The DNA region AAATATTTTATCATAATCTTAATATTTTGTCTTGCTAAAAATAATTTAAAAATGATACTATTGTAATGTAAATTTATTATATACAAAATCAATTTAGGAGGTACAAAATGAAAAAATTAAATAGTACTGATTATAATGCTTTAAATTATATTTTAAATAATAAAAAACTAAAAAAAATTGAATTATCTAAATTATTAGATATAACGCAACCAGCTATATATAAATTAGTAAAAAAATTAAGTAATTTAAACCTTTTAATTCTTGAAGAAAATTTTGACAAAAGAAGTAAATATAACATAACTATAAATAAAGATTATAAAAAAATTATAGGCTTATATGCTTCTATGAATTCAATAGAAATTATAATTTTTGATTTAGTTGGTAATATTTTAGAAAGTTTCTCCTATAAAATAAATTTAACTTTTATTCAGAAAACGAAAACTAGAAATTTTTTATTATCTGAAATTGAAAAAATAATAAATGATTACGGAAAAGAAAATATAGCAGGTATAGGTATTTCTATGCAAGCATGTATAAATTCTGATTTAGGTATTTTGATTTGTTCTGATTTATTTAATGAAAAGAGCATACATATAAAAGAATATATCTTTAAAAAATTTGGCATAGAATGTATCATAGAAAACAATATACATGCTATGCTTTATACTATTGATTTATTTTATAATAAAAATCCTAATAAAATTCTATATTACAATAAAGAAAAAACAAAAGGCTTTTCTATAATGATAAATAACAAAATATATAAAGGGGCAAATTTTAGTACAGGTTGTTTAAAAAATATGAATGATGAAGATATTATTAAATGTATTAATTTTTTAGATATAGATACCGTTATTTTAGATATTGCCCAAGAAAATAGAAAAGAACTTATAAATGTGTTACAATGTAATAGCATAGTTTTTAATGAACTAGAAAACTTAGAAAAACTTTCAGCAGTTACTATAGTTATTAGAAATTTATTTGATAATGAAAAATTAATTAAATTATAATATAAAAAATAAATACTATAAGGAGGTGTAAAATGAAAAAATTAAGTGAAGAAAAAATACAATCACTAAAAAAGAAACTAAAACATGAAGACATAGAGGTAGAAGAAGATGAGATTAATATAAATCTCGATGAAATTGCAGAAGATATTAAAGAATTAAATACTTCTGAAGAAATTCACGATTACCTTGATGAAATTCATGATGTTGATATAGCTGAATTTCTTGATGAATTAGATGAAGATGAAGAAATTATCAGGCTTTTAAATGCTCTGAGTTTAGAAGAAAGAGCAGATATATTAGAAGTTGCTGATGAAGATTTACAAATTAGAATAATAAATTTAATTTCAGAAGAAGAAGCTCTTGAAATTTTTTCATATATGTCTCCAGATAATATAGTTGATATACTAGGCTATGTTGATTTCACTAAAAGTAAATCTTTACTTAATAAGATGAAAAGATCAGAAGCCAATAAATTAAGAGAATTATTAGGTTATGACTCTGAAACTGCCGGTGGTATTATGACCACACAATATATAGCATTTAAAAAGAATTTAAAAATGAAAGAAATTCTTGATAAAATTAAAATTATTGGTCCAAAAACAGAATATATAGAAACAATTTTTGTTCTTGATTTAAATGGAGATTTAATAGGTGAAGCCGATTTAAGGGATATTCTTATTTCTTCAGAAGATATACTACTTGAAGAAATAATGGAAGAAAATATTAAATATGTCTATGCAGAAGAAGACCAAGAAGAAGTTGCAAGATTAGTTTCAAAATATGGGCTAAAAGTTGTTCCAGTATTAAATAAAAAAAAGAAATTATTAGGTATTATTACCATAGATGATATAGTTGACGTTATACAAGAAGAAAATACAGAGGATATTTTGAAATTAGCAGGTACTAGTAATGATGAAGATCTTTATACTAGTCTTTTTGAAATTATAAATAAAAGATTACCTTGGCTTTTAATTAATCTATTAACTGCATTTTTAGCAGCATTTACAGTTAGAATGTTTTCTACAACAATAGATAAAGTAGTTGCTCTTGCAGTTACTATGCCAATAGTTAGTGGAATGGGTGGTAATGTAGGTACACAATCACTTGCAGTTACGATTAGATCTATTGCATTGGGAGATTATGATAGTGATGAAAATTTAATAATTTCATTAAAATATGTTGCATTAGGATTTATTAATGGTATAATATTAGGGGTGGTATGTGGAAGCATAGTTTATTTTATGTTTGGTATTCCATATTTAAGTTTAATAATATTATTATCTATGATAGGTAACTGTATTATTGCATGTCTTATTGGTTATTTAATACCTGTTGGACTTAAAGTTTTAAAAATTGATCCTGCTATGGCTTCATCAGTATTACTTACAACAGTAACAGATGTTTGCGGATTTTTCTTATTCTTAGGTCTTGCAAGTTTATTTATAGAAAAATTAATTTAGGAGGAAAATTATGAATAACAAATTATTTTTGGGAATATCTTTAATACTAATAGGTATGTTTAGCCTTTTTGGCTCACTTTTACCAGATACTGCATTAAAATATATATTTAACTGGCAAATTATGATAATTTTAATGGGAGTTTATTTCTTATTGAAAAAGGGAATAAATAATGTAGCAGGAATAGCTCTTATTGCCACTGGTTCACATTTCTATATTGAGAAATTTTTACCACTTCCATATACAAATATAACATTACCAATCATATTAATAATAATTGGAGTTGTAATTATAGTACTCCACTATAAAGATAGTTCTAATGATAAATAAGAAAAACAAATAAAACAAACAGGGGTGCTTAATGCTGAGATTATACCCTTTAACCTGATGCAGTTAATACTGCCGTAGGGAGTTTTAACAGAGTAATTTTTTATTACTTTAATAACTCTCTATTTAGAGAGTTTTTTTATTATAAAGGAGTTTTATGAAAAAAATTATAAATTACAGTTTGATATTTATAATTCTAATTGTTTGGCAAATATGCTCTTACTTAGAATTAGTGTCAAAATTTTTATTACCTTCACCAGTTGAAATAGTACTAGCCTTTATACATGATTTTAAATTAATCATGTATCACACTAGTTTTACTATGAAAGTAGCATTTATTGGTATACTTATAGGTATTGTATTAAGCCTATTTTTATCACTAATAATGGACAAATTTAAAGTCTTACATGACTTAATTTCTCCAATTTTAATACTTACACAAACTATACCAACTATTGCCATAGCACCTTTACTTATAATTTGGTTAGGTTACTATATGTCTCCAAAAATAGTATTAGTAGTTTTAGCAACTTTTTTCCCTATAACTATTTCCCTTATAAACGGTTACAGGTCTGTTGATGAAGATAACATAAAACTATTAAAAGCAATGGGTGCGAATGAATATCAAATTTATAAATATTTAAAAATACCTTCATCTATGCCTTTTTTCTTCTCGGGTTTAAAGGTATCAATGTCTTATGCATTAATATCTGCTGTAATTGCTGAATGGCTAGGTGGTTATTATGGTCTAGGGGTATATATGACGCGTGTAAGAAAAGCTTATGCACTAGATAAAATGTTTGCTATTATCTTTTTCATAAGTATATTAAGTTTATTACTCATGTTATTTATAGATAAATTAGAAAAAAGAATTATTAAGTATTAAATTAGGAGGAAAAATGAAAAAATTATTAAGTATTTGTACTATGTTATTACTATTTTCTTGTGGTAGTTCAGAAAATGAAAAAATTAATGAAAATAAGAATGAATTAAAAGAAATTACCTTTGTACTAGACTGGACACCTAATACTAATCATACTGGTATTTATGTCGCAAAAGAAAAAGGATTATTTGAAGAATATGGATTAAAAGTAAATATAGTTCAACCAAGTGAAGATAGTTCATCAACTATTGTTGCAGTCGGAAAAGCAGAATTTGGTGTATATTTTCAACCAAATATGATAAAAAAACTTGAAAAAAATATGCCTATAACTGCTATTGCAGCAATTATACAACATAATACAGCAGGTCTTTTAACTCTTAAAAGTCTTAATACTAAATCTCCAAAAGATTTAGAAAAATTAAGATATGCTACTTGGGAAGATGCAGTAGATGATGCTACTGTTAAAGATTTAGTTGGTGAAAATATAAATCCTGTGCCATTTGGTGATGTTACTGACCCAATAGGAGCAATGAAACATAATTTATTTGATTATTTAATATCATATTATGCTTGGGATGGTATAAATGCTAAAATTAAAAATGAAGATATAGATTTCTATTTCTTTAAAGATTTTAATAAAGATTTAGACTATTATTCACCAGTAATTATTGCAAATAATGAATTTATAAAAAATAACCCAGAAATTACTAAAAACTTTTTAAAAGCAGCAAAACAAGGTTATGAATTTGCTATAAAAAATCCTAATGAAGCAGCAGATATTTTAATTAAATATGCTCCTGAATCAGACCCTAAATTAATTAAAGCAAGTCAAGAATGGATTTCTCAACATTATGTAGAAAAAGGAGAAAATTGGGGAGAATTTGATATACAAAGATGGGACAATTTCTTTAAATGGGTATATGATAATAAGTTAATAGATAAACCTTTCCCTAGTTCTTATGGTGTAACAAATGAATATATCAAATAAAGTAAAATTAAGTGTTAAAAATATTTCATATACTTTCAATAAAAATGAAGAAGTTTTAAAAGATATTTGTTTTGATATAAAAGAATATAAAACTGTTGCAATTATAGGCCCTAGTGGTGTTGGTAAAACAACTCTATTTAATATAATAGCAGGCTTATTAGAAGCAAATAATGGACAAGTTTTTTTAGAAAATGAAGATATTACAGGTATAACTTCTAAAGTTAGTTATATGCTTCAAAAAGATTTATTACTACCGTTTAGAACAGTTTTTGAAAATATATCTCTTCCATTAGAAATAAAAGGCCA from Oceanivirga salmonicida includes:
- a CDS encoding ABC transporter permease; this encodes MKKIINYSLIFIILIVWQICSYLELVSKFLLPSPVEIVLAFIHDFKLIMYHTSFTMKVAFIGILIGIVLSLFLSLIMDKFKVLHDLISPILILTQTIPTIAIAPLLIIWLGYYMSPKIVLVVLATFFPITISLINGYRSVDEDNIKLLKAMGANEYQIYKYLKIPSSMPFFFSGLKVSMSYALISAVIAEWLGGYYGLGVYMTRVRKAYALDKMFAIIFFISILSLLLMLFIDKLEKRIIKY
- a CDS encoding LiaF transmembrane domain-containing protein, encoding MNNKLFLGISLILIGMFSLFGSLLPDTALKYIFNWQIMIILMGVYFLLKKGINNVAGIALIATGSHFYIEKFLPLPYTNITLPIILIIIGVVIIVLHYKDSSNDK
- a CDS encoding ABC transporter substrate-binding protein, with translation MKKLLSICTMLLLFSCGSSENEKINENKNELKEITFVLDWTPNTNHTGIYVAKEKGLFEEYGLKVNIVQPSEDSSSTIVAVGKAEFGVYFQPNMIKKLEKNMPITAIAAIIQHNTAGLLTLKSLNTKSPKDLEKLRYATWEDAVDDATVKDLVGENINPVPFGDVTDPIGAMKHNLFDYLISYYAWDGINAKIKNEDIDFYFFKDFNKDLDYYSPVIIANNEFIKNNPEITKNFLKAAKQGYEFAIKNPNEAADILIKYAPESDPKLIKASQEWISQHYVEKGENWGEFDIQRWDNFFKWVYDNKLIDKPFPSSYGVTNEYIK
- the mgtE gene encoding magnesium transporter is translated as MKKLSEEKIQSLKKKLKHEDIEVEEDEININLDEIAEDIKELNTSEEIHDYLDEIHDVDIAEFLDELDEDEEIIRLLNALSLEERADILEVADEDLQIRIINLISEEEALEIFSYMSPDNIVDILGYVDFTKSKSLLNKMKRSEANKLRELLGYDSETAGGIMTTQYIAFKKNLKMKEILDKIKIIGPKTEYIETIFVLDLNGDLIGEADLRDILISSEDILLEEIMEENIKYVYAEEDQEEVARLVSKYGLKVVPVLNKKKKLLGIITIDDIVDVIQEENTEDILKLAGTSNDEDLYTSLFEIINKRLPWLLINLLTAFLAAFTVRMFSTTIDKVVALAVTMPIVSGMGGNVGTQSLAVTIRSIALGDYDSDENLIISLKYVALGFINGIILGVVCGSIVYFMFGIPYLSLIILLSMIGNCIIACLIGYLIPVGLKVLKIDPAMASSVLLTTVTDVCGFFLFLGLASLFIEKLI
- a CDS encoding ROK family protein, encoding MKKLNSTDYNALNYILNNKKLKKIELSKLLDITQPAIYKLVKKLSNLNLLILEENFDKRSKYNITINKDYKKIIGLYASMNSIEIIIFDLVGNILESFSYKINLTFIQKTKTRNFLLSEIEKIINDYGKENIAGIGISMQACINSDLGILICSDLFNEKSIHIKEYIFKKFGIECIIENNIHAMLYTIDLFYNKNPNKILYYNKEKTKGFSIMINNKIYKGANFSTGCLKNMNDEDIIKCINFLDIDTVILDIAQENRKELINVLQCNSIVFNELENLEKLSAVTIVIRNLFDNEKLIKL